The Chryseobacterium indicum genome includes a window with the following:
- a CDS encoding ABC transporter permease, whose product MKIKEDNIINIHNFLPHREPMLMTDYILELTKEKVITSFEIKEDNIFVHDNVFVEAGLIENAAQTCSSILGQSFFENPETETKVIGFITNIKKIEIFTLPKVGDKIISKASLVSQFENICQIFCETFHNEELLIRSEITLFIQEVKN is encoded by the coding sequence ATGAAAATCAAGGAAGATAACATCATCAATATCCACAACTTTCTCCCGCATCGCGAACCGATGCTAATGACAGATTATATTCTGGAATTGACAAAAGAAAAAGTGATTACTTCCTTTGAAATAAAAGAAGACAATATTTTTGTTCACGATAATGTATTCGTTGAAGCAGGACTCATAGAAAATGCAGCACAAACCTGCTCCTCAATTTTAGGGCAGAGCTTTTTTGAAAATCCGGAAACAGAAACAAAAGTAATTGGCTTCATTACCAACATCAAGAAAATTGAAATATTTACCTTGCCCAAAGTCGGCGATAAAATTATTTCAAAAGCATCATTGGTTTCGCAGTTTGAAAATATCTGTCAGATTTTTTGTGAGACTTTTCATAATGAAGAACTGCTCATAAGAAGTGAAATTACTCTATTTATTCAGGAAGTAAAAAATTAA
- a CDS encoding MMPL family transporter produces MHRFFIFLYYLISKNKLLSVFFSVGIAILCLFFASKINFEEDINQIIPKNEKSDLTAKVLKQLNFSDKIIVIIENRSKEENFQLSETADAFLHQIEPLQKYIGSVQGKVNDSEISETFDFVNQNLPLFLNENDYKEIERKLQKDSIAKQVENNYVSLVSPTSLVTKEFIKKDPLGITFLGIKKLNALNISKDFKLEDNYIVTKDGKNLLLFIDPKNKSNDTKNNETFVNQLNTIKENLNAKFRGKTEISYFGSPVIAVANAQQIKKDIQNTVIISMTVLLLILIYYFRNVFTPIIVFLPTVFSVLLALLILYFVKDKISAISLSVGAILIGITIDYALHILTHYKHNNNIEELYKEITQPIVLSSATTAVSFLCLVFVRSEALKDLGLFAAITVILSSVTALIIVPQLYHPKKKEKAVNANFIDKIGSYPYEKNKPLIIICSVIIIACLFGFRKVGFNEDIGDLNYIPKDLKISEAKLEKLSDITSKSIYTISYGDSEEQALSRNSELSQFLEKEKKEGKILSYNSLGNVVLSEKDQQKRIENWKKFWDENKKNQTVSELIKNGNQFGFNSSAFDQFNENLNKKYSTLTLKDYEKVKALQISEFLSQENNFYTVSNVVKVDEKKRDAFIKDVEKKHDALAIDRQQMNENFLGLLKNDFNTLINYSLLAIILTIIVFFRNFELTVLTMFPIVLTGVVTAGILYFLGLELNIFSTVVCTLVFGVGDDFSIFLTQAMQKEHTTGKNELPTYRTSIILAVFTTILSIGSLIFAKHPALHSLALVALIGMFSVIIITSTLYPFWFRLLITNRAKKGLSPVTFRLFFNAVLSFLYYGLGGLLFSAIGSLFVKRSKGKTLNFIKLILAKFLTSVLYTNPFVKKKLIKNPNEDFSRPAVIIANHTSFLDTLALAMTTHKIIYLVNDWVYNSPIFGKMVRALGFYPVSQGIENGMEKLKEKVDQGYSLVVFPEAERSYTNDIKRFHKGAFYIAEEFGLDVVPVYIHGNSEVQPKGDFIIYDGSITVKVGDRIDKNDERFGKNYSERTKKINAFFREQFAKFRNELEDENYFKKKLFLSYLYKDNEVVQEVKEDFNKNKSVYFELNKHIPKDANILHIADDFGQKNVLLTLQQASRKIFSLMKDEEKREIAEQIYLVKKRKIRYLKNSTEIDKKIDVLLVSDESFKADTLADLPETVIFLDVKNTLPENNNYTLKFSSEALKVFRSEK; encoded by the coding sequence ATGCATCGTTTTTTCATATTTTTATATTATCTGATCTCTAAAAACAAACTTCTGTCCGTATTTTTTTCGGTCGGAATTGCCATTTTGTGTCTCTTTTTCGCTTCAAAAATCAATTTTGAGGAAGACATCAATCAGATTATTCCTAAAAACGAAAAATCCGATCTTACCGCAAAAGTTCTGAAACAGCTCAATTTTTCAGACAAGATCATCGTGATTATCGAAAACAGATCCAAAGAAGAAAATTTTCAGCTTTCGGAGACTGCGGATGCCTTTTTACATCAAATTGAACCTCTGCAAAAATACATCGGTTCGGTTCAGGGAAAAGTAAATGACAGTGAAATTTCGGAAACCTTTGATTTCGTCAATCAGAATCTTCCTTTATTTCTGAATGAAAACGATTACAAAGAAATTGAGAGAAAACTTCAGAAAGACAGCATTGCCAAACAGGTTGAAAACAACTACGTTTCTCTGGTTTCGCCCACCAGTCTTGTTACCAAAGAATTCATTAAAAAAGATCCGCTCGGAATAACTTTTCTGGGAATCAAAAAACTCAATGCTTTAAACATCAGCAAAGATTTTAAGCTGGAAGACAATTACATCGTAACCAAAGACGGAAAAAACCTGCTGCTTTTTATTGATCCCAAAAACAAAAGCAACGACACCAAAAACAACGAAACATTTGTTAATCAATTAAATACCATCAAAGAAAACCTCAACGCAAAATTCAGAGGAAAAACAGAAATCAGCTATTTTGGTTCGCCTGTCATTGCGGTTGCGAATGCACAACAGATCAAAAAAGACATTCAGAATACGGTTATTATTTCCATGACCGTTCTTCTTTTGATTCTTATTTATTATTTCAGGAATGTTTTTACACCGATTATTGTATTTCTTCCCACGGTTTTCTCAGTGTTACTCGCTCTTTTGATTTTATACTTTGTTAAAGATAAAATTTCGGCAATTTCTCTGAGCGTGGGAGCCATTTTGATAGGAATTACGATTGATTACGCCCTTCACATTCTGACGCATTACAAACACAACAACAATATTGAAGAGCTTTACAAAGAAATTACCCAGCCTATTGTTTTAAGCAGCGCAACAACAGCCGTTTCTTTTTTATGCCTTGTTTTTGTACGTTCGGAAGCGTTGAAAGATCTGGGACTTTTCGCCGCCATAACGGTTATTTTATCTTCCGTCACCGCTTTAATTATTGTTCCGCAGCTTTATCATCCGAAGAAAAAAGAAAAAGCAGTCAATGCAAATTTTATCGACAAAATCGGTTCGTATCCGTACGAAAAAAACAAACCTTTAATTATTATCTGTTCAGTCATTATTATTGCGTGTCTTTTCGGATTCAGAAAAGTAGGTTTTAATGAAGACATCGGCGATCTGAATTATATTCCGAAAGATTTAAAAATAAGCGAAGCGAAACTGGAGAAACTTTCCGATATTACTTCAAAATCCATCTACACGATTTCTTACGGTGATTCTGAAGAACAGGCTTTATCCAGAAATTCTGAGCTGAGCCAATTTTTAGAAAAAGAAAAAAAAGAAGGAAAAATTTTAAGCTACAATTCTCTCGGAAATGTAGTTTTGTCTGAAAAAGACCAGCAAAAAAGAATTGAAAACTGGAAAAAATTCTGGGACGAAAATAAAAAGAACCAGACAGTTTCTGAATTAATTAAAAACGGAAATCAATTCGGATTTAACAGTTCTGCCTTTGATCAGTTCAATGAAAATTTAAATAAAAAATATTCTACGTTAACTTTAAAAGATTACGAAAAAGTAAAAGCACTACAGATTTCTGAATTTCTGAGTCAGGAAAACAATTTTTACACAGTTTCCAATGTGGTAAAAGTAGACGAAAAGAAAAGAGATGCCTTCATTAAAGACGTTGAAAAAAAGCATGATGCTTTGGCAATTGACCGTCAACAGATGAACGAAAACTTTTTAGGTTTGCTGAAAAATGATTTTAACACGTTAATCAATTATTCCCTTTTGGCGATTATTTTAACCATCATTGTGTTCTTCCGTAACTTTGAATTAACGGTTCTTACGATGTTTCCGATTGTTTTAACGGGAGTCGTTACAGCGGGAATTCTTTACTTTTTAGGTCTGGAACTGAATATTTTCAGCACCGTTGTCTGCACTCTGGTTTTCGGAGTCGGCGACGATTTCAGTATTTTCCTTACCCAGGCAATGCAGAAAGAGCATACCACAGGAAAAAACGAACTTCCAACGTATAGAACCTCCATTATTCTGGCGGTTTTCACGACCATTTTATCCATCGGTTCATTAATTTTCGCCAAACATCCTGCTTTGCATTCATTAGCTTTGGTAGCTTTAATCGGGATGTTCTCCGTAATCATCATCACCTCAACCTTATATCCGTTCTGGTTCCGTTTGCTGATTACGAACAGGGCTAAAAAAGGACTTTCTCCGGTTACTTTCAGGTTATTTTTCAATGCAGTATTGTCTTTTCTGTATTACGGATTGGGCGGATTGCTGTTTTCCGCCATCGGAAGCCTGTTTGTAAAACGGTCGAAAGGCAAAACATTAAACTTTATTAAATTAATTTTAGCGAAATTTTTAACTTCTGTTCTTTATACGAATCCATTTGTAAAGAAAAAGCTCATTAAAAACCCGAATGAAGATTTCAGCAGACCTGCAGTCATTATCGCCAACCACACTTCGTTTCTGGATACGCTGGCTTTAGCCATGACGACGCATAAAATCATTTATCTGGTAAACGACTGGGTGTACAACTCTCCTATTTTCGGAAAGATGGTAAGAGCGTTAGGATTTTATCCCGTTTCTCAGGGTATTGAAAACGGAATGGAAAAACTGAAAGAAAAAGTAGATCAGGGATATTCTCTGGTTGTCTTTCCTGAAGCAGAGCGTTCTTATACCAATGATATCAAAAGATTTCACAAAGGAGCTTTTTATATCGCAGAAGAATTCGGACTGGATGTAGTTCCGGTTTATATTCACGGAAACTCCGAAGTACAGCCGAAAGGAGATTTTATTATTTATGACGGTTCAATTACTGTAAAAGTGGGCGACAGAATTGATAAAAATGACGAACGCTTCGGGAAAAATTATTCCGAAAGAACAAAAAAGATCAACGCTTTTTTCAGGGAGCAGTTTGCGAAATTCAGAAATGAGCTGGAAGACGAAAATTATTTTAAGAAAAAACTCTTCCTGAGCTATCTATACAAAGATAATGAAGTGGTACAGGAAGTAAAAGAAGATTTTAACAAAAATAAATCGGTTTATTTTGAACTGAATAAACATATTCCGAAAGATGCAAACATTTTGCATATTGCAGATGATTTCGGGCAGAAAAACGTTTTACTTACACTTCAGCAGGCGAGCCGAAAAATCTTTAGTTTAATGAAAGATGAAGAAAAAAGAGAAATTGCCGAACAGATTTATTTAGTTAAAAAAAGAAAAATTAGATACCTAAAAAACAGCACAGAAATTGATAAAAAGATTGACGTTCTTCTGGTTTCGGACGAAAGTTTCAAAGCAGATACTTTAGCTGATCTTCCAGAAACTGTTATTTTTCTGGATGTAAAAAATACGTTACCGGAAAATAATAATTACACACTGAAATTCAGTTCTGAAGCTTTAAAAGTATTTCGTTCTGAAAAATAA
- a CDS encoding dialkylrecorsinol condensing enzyme DarA — protein sequence MQKEILVIYYSQTGQLTDIVKNIARPFEAKKDEYNVTYYNITLKKDFPFPWPNDVFFNTFPESYLQIPSEILPPPEEVVNKKFDLIIFGYQVWYLTPSIPIISFLKSGFAENILKDTPVVTVSATRNMWMYSQEKLKVYLKNLNAKLVGNIALVDRHDNYTSVLTILRWLTTGKKEKSGILPAAGVSDEEIKGSVKYGEIIEKHFSRNDLDTLQPDLVKNGAVEIRAFLVRVEKVGNKIFTIWSNLIMKKKEKRPLLIKFFKVYLMAAIWIISPIVLVLHLLTTPVFWFKRKKQREYLQGINIK from the coding sequence ATGCAAAAAGAGATACTCGTTATATATTATTCACAAACCGGACAGCTTACCGATATTGTAAAAAATATTGCCCGACCTTTTGAAGCCAAAAAGGATGAGTACAATGTTACGTACTACAACATTACGCTAAAAAAAGACTTCCCTTTTCCGTGGCCGAATGATGTATTCTTCAATACCTTTCCTGAATCTTATCTTCAGATCCCGAGTGAAATTCTGCCGCCGCCGGAAGAAGTGGTTAACAAAAAGTTTGATTTGATTATCTTTGGTTATCAGGTTTGGTATTTAACACCCTCCATCCCGATCATTTCATTCCTGAAAAGTGGTTTTGCAGAAAATATCCTGAAAGACACTCCGGTTGTTACCGTTTCGGCGACAAGAAATATGTGGATGTATTCTCAGGAAAAACTGAAGGTATATTTAAAGAACTTAAACGCCAAATTGGTAGGAAATATCGCTTTGGTAGACCGACACGACAATTACACCAGTGTCCTTACGATTCTTCGCTGGCTGACTACCGGAAAAAAAGAAAAATCGGGAATTCTTCCTGCCGCCGGAGTTTCGGATGAAGAAATAAAAGGCTCTGTAAAATACGGAGAAATTATTGAAAAACATTTCAGCAGAAATGATCTGGATACTTTACAGCCTGATCTGGTGAAAAACGGAGCCGTGGAAATCCGTGCTTTTCTGGTAAGGGTAGAGAAAGTGGGAAACAAAATTTTCACCATCTGGTCAAACCTCATCATGAAGAAAAAAGAAAAACGACCATTGCTTATTAAATTCTTTAAGGTATATTTGATGGCGGCGATATGGATTATTTCTCCTATCGTATTGGTTTTACACTTATTAACAACACCTGTTTTCTGGTTTAAAAGAAAGAAACAAAGAGAATATTTACAAGGAATTAATATAAAATAG
- a CDS encoding beta-ketoacyl-ACP synthase III, producing the protein MYDVFITKASKYLPNEPVSNDEMETYLGYINGAKSKAKALILRNNKITTRYYALDKEGNPTHTNAQITAKAIEGLFDENFKKEDMKLLSVGTTSPDQIQPSHASMVHGELNIGKSIEINTATGLCNSGMNALNYGFLSVKAGVQDKAVCAGSERMSAWMTADKFNHEAENLALLEERPIIAFKREFLRWMLSDGAGAFLLENKPRENAINLKVEWIDFYSYAHEIEACMYAGCEKQEDGSLKSWADYPSDEWLKQSIFALKQDTKILDKYILVKGAESLRSSFDKHQLDPETVDHVLAHISSGYFKEGLKEEFANVGLDFPWEKWFYNLSDIGNIGAGSIFVALEEIMNSGKLKKGEKVLLCVPESGRFAYSCALLTVC; encoded by the coding sequence ATGTACGACGTATTTATAACAAAAGCATCAAAATACCTACCCAATGAGCCGGTTTCTAATGATGAAATGGAAACGTATCTTGGTTATATAAACGGTGCAAAATCTAAAGCAAAAGCTCTGATCTTAAGAAATAATAAAATTACGACAAGATATTATGCTTTAGATAAAGAAGGAAATCCTACACATACCAATGCTCAGATCACAGCCAAGGCAATTGAAGGACTTTTTGACGAAAATTTCAAAAAGGAAGACATGAAATTATTATCCGTGGGAACAACTTCTCCGGATCAGATTCAGCCTTCTCACGCATCCATGGTACATGGCGAACTGAACATCGGAAAATCTATCGAAATAAATACCGCAACCGGATTGTGCAACTCCGGAATGAATGCTTTGAACTACGGATTCCTTTCTGTAAAAGCTGGGGTTCAGGATAAAGCAGTCTGCGCAGGTTCCGAAAGAATGTCGGCTTGGATGACGGCGGATAAATTCAACCATGAAGCAGAAAATCTGGCTTTACTGGAAGAAAGACCCATCATCGCTTTCAAAAGAGAATTTTTAAGATGGATGCTTTCCGACGGAGCCGGAGCTTTTTTACTTGAAAATAAGCCGAGAGAAAACGCAATAAATCTTAAAGTAGAATGGATTGATTTTTATTCTTATGCACACGAGATCGAAGCCTGTATGTATGCAGGTTGCGAAAAGCAGGAAGACGGAAGCCTGAAATCGTGGGCAGATTATCCGTCCGACGAATGGCTGAAACAGTCTATTTTTGCATTAAAACAGGACACAAAAATTTTAGATAAATATATTCTGGTAAAAGGTGCCGAAAGTTTAAGATCATCTTTCGACAAACATCAGCTTGATCCGGAAACCGTTGATCATGTTTTGGCACATATTTCTTCAGGATACTTCAAAGAAGGTCTTAAAGAAGAATTTGCCAACGTAGGTTTGGATTTCCCTTGGGAAAAATGGTTCTATAACCTTTCAGATATCGGCAACATCGGTGCAGGTTCTATTTTTGTAGCTTTGGAAGAAATAATGAATTCCGGAAAGCTGAAAAAAGGAGAAAAAGTATTGCTTTGTGTTCCTGAAAGCGGAAGATTTGCTTATTCCTGTGCTTTGCTAACGGTTTGCTAA
- a CDS encoding EpsG family protein — MSLLHPYYIIAILYMLFFSYQEVFHGKVEKKWLWFLGIYLMIIAGLRDQVGPDYGSYRGIYVYSDTKDYISLIMKGLGMKGPQPIEVEWLYVFINKILLNVFDAPFYILTLVIAILAVYFKVEYTDDNTFYPFTFMLFMFIPGFFIGESGQIRQNLASFIAYFGIRYIKERKLIAYLLCIYLAAGVHTVCYILIPMYWLVRIPLNRFVMLFMIITSVFLSPFEVYRVFGDFMTSIASDSTLSIGFNGYMDETVQRLNGAIGIPEVMMAILTFFLFVFDEKMKEKFPYYEYHRAYVLIGVCFYFIFRSNPIFSSRLAGVFIGFAYIIIPNAMYVVSENVKKMIYAFIIALTVFNFVVFSSFRNIVNGNFTWDLYKNHILP; from the coding sequence ATGAGTTTACTGCATCCATATTATATTATTGCCATTCTCTATATGCTGTTTTTCAGCTATCAGGAAGTTTTTCATGGTAAGGTTGAAAAAAAATGGCTTTGGTTCTTGGGAATATATCTCATGATTATTGCAGGACTTCGCGATCAGGTAGGGCCGGATTACGGTAGTTATCGTGGGATTTACGTGTATTCGGATACCAAAGATTACATCTCGCTCATTATGAAGGGTTTGGGAATGAAGGGGCCTCAGCCGATTGAAGTAGAGTGGCTGTATGTATTCATCAATAAAATTTTGCTGAATGTCTTTGATGCGCCGTTTTATATTCTAACCTTGGTTATTGCCATTCTCGCCGTTTATTTTAAAGTAGAATATACGGATGATAATACGTTTTATCCGTTTACCTTTATGCTTTTCATGTTCATTCCCGGCTTTTTTATCGGGGAAAGCGGGCAGATCCGGCAAAATCTTGCTTCATTTATTGCTTATTTCGGAATAAGATACATTAAAGAAAGAAAACTGATTGCTTATCTTCTCTGTATCTATCTTGCAGCGGGGGTGCATACGGTTTGTTATATCCTAATACCGATGTACTGGTTGGTAAGAATACCGCTGAACAGATTTGTAATGCTTTTTATGATTATTACCTCTGTTTTCCTGTCTCCGTTTGAAGTGTATCGCGTCTTTGGTGATTTTATGACGAGTATAGCTTCAGACAGTACTCTTTCCATTGGTTTTAATGGTTATATGGACGAAACTGTGCAAAGACTTAACGGAGCAATTGGTATTCCTGAAGTGATGATGGCAATTCTCACCTTTTTCCTTTTTGTTTTTGATGAAAAGATGAAAGAAAAGTTTCCTTATTATGAATACCATCGTGCTTATGTTCTAATCGGAGTTTGTTTTTATTTTATTTTCAGAAGCAATCCTATTTTCTCTTCAAGACTTGCGGGAGTATTCATCGGTTTTGCATATATTATCATTCCCAATGCAATGTACGTGGTTTCGGAAAATGTAAAAAAGATGATCTATGCTTTTATAATCGCTCTTACTGTGTTCAACTTTGTTGTATTCTCCAGCTTTAGGAATATTGTAAACGGAAACTTCACATGGGATCTTTATAAGAATCATATTTTACCATAA